In a genomic window of Bradyrhizobium ontarionense:
- a CDS encoding YeaH/YhbH family protein, which yields MHIIDRRLNPGGKSLENRQRFLRRAKALVQGAVKKTSQDRGIKDVLEGGEVSIPLDGMDEPRFRREGGTRDMVLPGNKKFVEGDILPRSGDGSGRKSAPGQGDSEDAFRFVLSKEEFVNLFLDDLELPDLAKRKFAEAESHALQRAGYATSGSPANISISRTVTRALARRVALRRPRPQAIAELEARLEQESDEEKRAELLAELEALKAKAKRIPFIDPIDIRYRRFETVPKPVAQAVMFCLMDVSGSMSEHMKDLAKRFYMLLYVFLTRRYRHVEIVFIRHTDRAEEVDEQTFFYGPASGGTLVSSALQCMHDIVRSRFRPSDWNIYAAQASDGDNATSDSENVARLLTDNILPVSQFFAYLEVGESGTYSFEMPDSSLWSLYERLRAGGAPLSMRKVRDRSEIFPVFHDLFQRRGTTQERAAS from the coding sequence ATGCACATCATTGATCGGCGCCTGAACCCGGGCGGCAAAAGTCTCGAGAACCGTCAGCGATTTTTGCGCAGAGCCAAGGCCTTGGTTCAGGGAGCTGTCAAGAAGACGTCGCAGGATCGCGGCATCAAGGACGTGCTGGAGGGCGGCGAAGTCTCGATCCCGCTCGACGGCATGGATGAGCCGCGCTTCCGCCGGGAAGGCGGCACGCGCGACATGGTGCTGCCCGGCAACAAGAAGTTCGTCGAGGGCGACATCCTGCCGCGCTCCGGTGACGGCAGCGGCCGCAAATCGGCACCGGGGCAGGGCGACAGCGAGGATGCGTTCCGCTTCGTGCTGAGCAAGGAAGAGTTCGTCAACCTGTTCCTCGACGATCTCGAGCTGCCCGATCTCGCCAAGCGCAAGTTCGCCGAGGCCGAGAGCCACGCGCTGCAGCGCGCCGGCTATGCGACCTCGGGTTCGCCGGCCAATATTTCGATCAGCCGCACCGTGACCCGGGCGCTCGCCCGGCGCGTCGCGCTGCGCCGGCCGCGGCCGCAGGCGATCGCCGAACTCGAGGCCAGGCTGGAGCAGGAGAGCGACGAAGAGAAACGTGCCGAGCTCCTCGCCGAGCTCGAGGCGCTGAAGGCCAAGGCCAAGCGCATTCCGTTCATCGACCCGATTGACATCCGCTATCGCCGCTTCGAGACCGTGCCGAAGCCGGTCGCCCAGGCCGTGATGTTCTGTCTGATGGACGTCTCCGGCTCGATGTCGGAGCACATGAAGGACCTCGCCAAGCGGTTCTACATGCTGCTCTACGTGTTCCTGACCCGGCGCTATCGCCATGTCGAGATCGTGTTCATCCGTCATACCGATCGTGCCGAGGAGGTCGACGAGCAGACCTTCTTCTACGGACCGGCATCGGGCGGCACGCTGGTGTCGAGCGCGCTGCAATGCATGCACGACATCGTCCGCTCGCGCTTCCGCCCGAGCGATTGGAACATCTACGCGGCGCAGGCCTCCGACGGCGACAACGCCACCTCGGATTCCGAGAATGTCGCACGCCTCTTGACCGACAACATCCTGCCGGTGTCGCAGTTCTTCGCCTATCTCGAGGTCGGCGAGTCCGGCACCTATTCGTTCGAGATGCCCGATTCCTCATTGTGGTCGCTGTACGAGCGGCTGCGCGCCGGCGGCGCACCTTTGTCGATGCGCAAGGTGCGCGACCGCAGCGAGATATTTCCTGTCTTCCACGACCTGTTTCAGCGTCGCGGCACGACGCAGGAGAGGGCGGCCTCATGA